From the Streptomonospora nanhaiensis genome, the window TCGGCCAGGGCTGCGGCGAAGCGCTCGGGGGTGCGGCGCGTGGACTCGGTGTCGCAGGGCAGCCCCAGCTCCCGCAGCAGCGCGCGGGCGTGGGCGACCGCGGGCGCCTCGGCGCGGCCGGGGGTGTCGAGGGCGGCGGCCGTGTCGCGCGTGTCGGTGGGCAGGGTGGTCATCGGGTCTCCTCGCTCGCGGGTGGGCGGGTGCGCGGGTGCGGACCGGCCGCCGGTGGGGCCCGGCCGCCGCTCCGGGATCCTCACCGCGCGGTCTCCCGCCACTGGGCGGTGTTGACATGGGTCTCGCTGACGCACACGGCGCTGACGCGGGCGCCGGGGGCACACGGCAGGGCCGCCAGCAGGTCGGCGGCCACCCGGGCCACCAGTTCGGCCACCGCCTCGACCGTGGGGTAGGCCAGGTCGCGGGCGAACCGCTCGGCGGGCCGCGGGTCGGCGGCGCCGAACCGGAACACCTTGCAGCCGTGGTCGGGCAGCAGCTTGGCCAGCGGGTCGGCCGAGCCGAGCATGGCGCCGTGGTCGAGCTGGGTGTCGATCCACGACCGCAGCCCGGCCTTGAACGAGCCGAACTCCACCACGGTGCCCTCGGCCAGGCGGGGCGCCGTCACGGTGACCTCGGCCCACCAGGAGTGGCCGTGCAGGTTCTCGCACTTGCCCGCCAGGTGGGGCAGCCGGTGGGCGGTCTCGAAGTTGTGCCGCACGGCCACCGCGTGCTCGGCGGCGGGGCGGGCGGTGGCGGCGGGTGGGGCCGGCGCGGGGGCGGCGGCTGCCCCCGCGCCGGGGCCGGTGGTCTCCATCAGTCGATCCCCAGGTGCTTGTGTGTCTGCAGGGAGAGGTGCCAGCGGGGGTGGTCCAGGCAGTACTCCAGCGCCGCCTGGGTGTTGTGCTCGATCTCGGGGCCGTCCATGGGCTGGAGGCGGAACGACGCGAAGTCCAGGTGCTCGAACCGCGCGGGGTCGCCGCCCTCCTGGGGGTAGACGAGCTTGAGTTCGTCGCCGCGCTCCACCACCAGGTCCGCGCCGATCTTGGGGCTGACGCACAGCCAGTCGACGCCCGGGGGCGGTGCCATGGTGCCGTTGGTCTCCACCGCGACCCAGAACCCGCGGGCGTGCAGGGCGTCCAGCGCGGCGGTGTCCAATTGGATGAGCGGCTCGCCGCCGGTGCACACCACGAACCGGTACTCGGCGGTGCCCGGGCGCCACTGCCGCTCGACGGCCGCGGCGAGGTCGTCGGCGGTGGCGAACCGGCCGCCGTTCTGGCCGTCGGTGCCCACGAAGTCGGTGTCGCAGAATTGGCAGACGGCGCGGTGCCGGTCCTTCTCGCGGCCGGTCCACAGGTTGCAGGTGGCAAACCGGCAGAACACGGCCGGCCGCCCGGCGTGGGTGCCCTCGCCCTGGAGCGTGTAGAAGATCTCCTTGATCAGGTAGGCCATCAGACCGCGCTCCGGTAGGCGATGGGGTCGGGCACCCCGGCCTCGGCGAACCCCTTCAGCCGCAGCCGGCAGGTGTCGCAGCGGCCGCAGGCCCGGCCCTGGGGGTCGGGGTCGTAGCAGCTGGAGGTCAGGGAGTAGTCCACGCCCAGCTCCAGGCCGCGCTTGATGATCTCGCCCTTGGTCAGCCGCACCAGCGGCGAGCGCAGCCGCAGCCGCCTGCCCTCGACCCCGGCGCGGGTGGCGAGGTTGGCCATGGCCTCGAACGCCTCCAGGTACTCGGGGCGGCAGTCGGGGTAGCCGCTGTAGTCGACCGCGTTGACCCCGGTGAAGATGTCGAAGGCGCCGGCGGTCTCGGCGTAGGCCAGGGCGAAGGACAGGAACACGGTGTTGCGCGCGGGGATGTAGGTGACGGGGATCCCCGCCGCGATCTCCTCGGGGGTGCTGTCCTTGGGCACGGGGATGTCGTCGGTGAGGGCGGACCCGCCGAAGACCCGCAGGTCGATGTCGGCGACCACGTGGCGGGCCACGCCCCGGTGCGCGGCCACGCGGTGGGCGGCCGCCAGTTCGACGCTGTGGCGCTGGCCGTAGCGGAAGCTCAGCGCGTAGGGCTCGAAGCCCTCGTGCTGGGCGATGGCCAGGGCCGTGGCCGAGTCGAGGCCGCCGCTGAGAAGGACGATGGCGCGTGGTTTCATGCGTGCCTGCTTTCACGTGGACGGTTGGGAGGGCGGCCGGGCCGGGGCTGGGCGGGCGCCGGGCGCGGCTGTCAGGTGGACCAGGTGGCGGGCAGCCGCAGCGGGGCGCGCAGATCGGCGTCGTCCCAGGCCAGGCTGTGGGCGGGCACCGCCAGCCGCGCCCCGGGCAGGCGCTCGGCGAGCACGGCCAGGCCGATGCGCAGCTCCATGCGGGCCAGGTGGGCGCCCAGGCAGTGGTGGGGGCCGCGCCCGAACGCCAGGTGCGGGTTGGGCCGCCGCCGGGGGGCGAGGTCGTCGGGGTCGGCGAACACGGCGCGGTCGCGGTTGGCCGAGGCGATCACCGGCATCACCGCCTCGCCCCGCGCGATGGCCCGCCCGCCCAGCTCCAGGTCCTCGGTGGCCACCAGCAGCACGAACGCGTTCATCAGCGGCACATGGCGCAGCAGCTCCTCGACGGCGGTGTCGAGGACGTGCGGCGAGGCGCAGACCTCGGCCAGGCCGTGCGGACGCTGA encodes:
- a CDS encoding 6-pyruvoyl trahydropterin synthase family protein, with translation METTGPGAGAAAAPAPAPPAATARPAAEHAVAVRHNFETAHRLPHLAGKCENLHGHSWWAEVTVTAPRLAEGTVVEFGSFKAGLRSWIDTQLDHGAMLGSADPLAKLLPDHGCKVFRFGAADPRPAERFARDLAYPTVEAVAELVARVAADLLAALPCAPGARVSAVCVSETHVNTAQWRETAR
- the queE gene encoding 7-carboxy-7-deazaguanine synthase, which produces MAYLIKEIFYTLQGEGTHAGRPAVFCRFATCNLWTGREKDRHRAVCQFCDTDFVGTDGQNGGRFATADDLAAAVERQWRPGTAEYRFVVCTGGEPLIQLDTAALDALHARGFWVAVETNGTMAPPPGVDWLCVSPKIGADLVVERGDELKLVYPQEGGDPARFEHLDFASFRLQPMDGPEIEHNTQAALEYCLDHPRWHLSLQTHKHLGID
- the queC gene encoding 7-cyano-7-deazaguanine synthase QueC, with translation MKPRAIVLLSGGLDSATALAIAQHEGFEPYALSFRYGQRHSVELAAAHRVAAHRGVARHVVADIDLRVFGGSALTDDIPVPKDSTPEEIAAGIPVTYIPARNTVFLSFALAYAETAGAFDIFTGVNAVDYSGYPDCRPEYLEAFEAMANLATRAGVEGRRLRLRSPLVRLTKGEIIKRGLELGVDYSLTSSCYDPDPQGRACGRCDTCRLRLKGFAEAGVPDPIAYRSAV